One region of Citrus sinensis cultivar Valencia sweet orange chromosome 6, DVS_A1.0, whole genome shotgun sequence genomic DNA includes:
- the LOC102609983 gene encoding PHD finger protein ALFIN-LIKE 1, with product MEMASSPRTVEEIYKDFCARRAGVVRALTNDVDEFYGLCDPDKENLCLYGHPNESWEVTLPAEEVPPELPEPALGINFARDGMNRKDWLSLVAVHTDSWLLSVAFYLGARLNRNERKRLFSLINDQPTVFEVVTERKPIKDKPSVDSSSKSRGSTKRSNDGQVKSNPKLADESFDDEEDEHSETLCGSCGGNYNADEFWIGCDICERWFHGKCVKITPAKAENIKQYKCPSCSMKRGRQ from the exons ATGGAAATGGCCTCCAGCCCCCGCACCGTGGAGGAGATCTACAAAGATTTCTGCGCTCGTAGAGCCGGCGTTGTTCGCGCTTTAACTAACG aTGTCGATGAATTTTACGGACTCTGCGATCCAG ATAAGGAGAATCTGTGCTTGTACGGCCATCCTAATGAGTCGTGGGAAGTGACGTTGCCGGCAGAGGAAGTTCCGCCGGAGCTTCCTGAGCCGGCACTTGGGATTAATTTTGCGAGAGATGGGATGAACAGGAAGGACTGGCTGTCTTTGGTTGCAGTGCACACTGATTCATGGTTGCTTTCAGTGGCTTTTTATCTTGGAGCTCGTCTTAACCGCAATGAAAG GAAACGTCTGTTTAGCTTGATCAATGATCAACCTACTGTGTTTGAAGTTGTAACAGaaaggaagcctataaaagaTAAACCCAGTGTGGATAGTAGCAGCAAATCTCGCGGCAGCACTAAG AGATCAAATGATGGCCAAGTGAAAAGTAACCCTAAGCTAGCAGATGAGAGTTTCGATGACGAGGAGGATGAACATAGTGAAACACTTTGTGGCAGCTGTGGTGGAAATTACAACGCAGATGAGTTTTGGATTGGCTGTGACATCTGTGAGAGGTGGTTCCATGGGAAGTGTGTGAAGATAACACCCGCTAAGGCTGAGAATATTAAGCAATACAAATGCCCATCTTGCAGCATGAAGAGAGGCAGGCAGTAG